One Festucalex cinctus isolate MCC-2025b chromosome 3, RoL_Fcin_1.0, whole genome shotgun sequence DNA window includes the following coding sequences:
- the prr33 gene encoding uncharacterized protein prr33, with amino-acid sequence MAVAYGAAFPPGFFPLQYPPPLFPKPGKDNARLQKLLKRNAKKKTPPQVSQSAAPFRSSLSPVNEASPDLERSDHATPPKTPEAPYAFYATRQPARFAARPLYQHVASPYPRRAAFSRAGRFSPQPLAFSQYPQLGAGAATLYSSSPQQAPLVQPMSPLIIQQPSSSVPQLSVPPPESKTPNLSPLPETPRLAVPPPTKPKPISPNPFSYSAVGAQAMVRPITVLTQFVKPKSPRPTFKATEPSKSPKSMFDVPQIRQYTASTSYYETSRTPPVYDTVALTAIGSTITTESHQEARPAFEARRSTTPNHLITSEPQAKTSTTDAGRESSKIEINAAVAPTIEIKRATPTSEMTVKTPTQETQSPLYLTGRPRTPAKRAATPVFEVSKANPLLFAVSPVMMEPERSRTPQMRAKTPEINVLTTVLNEEVQESLMLTKSTSEPDLTRRTPTAELTSAVTSFGYQRPKTPTSEASRLRSSSPAFKRPRTPTYGMSPQGGPAAAFQRSKTPTLVGPKSKSGYRGLMPGEYAAYGGIRTHTPAFGITESQDATHEDAAATQRKTPTQEVIASEVKETSKFEDKTTPIIPMIVVSQTPENSAVTPQPEARMVPPPFPEKQKQTKETPNAKPPTSDSRTAAHQKTDLPKPPVAKQAPPAPEKDPLMAVRKLLGKDKVLPSKRQDQAKAEEPAKVAEVEKVKAKSAQSQNKDTKAGTLAGAGKKDGEPPKTVQKPKALKSKMSGWSRLKKHMVVEQEEPFFPQTEGVGQDQSQAGSTPPKATKMWDAVLFQMFSSKENIMHQIELKKKEAQQQKTEGKKDDDDNDDNKTKDEVKEIPSFAYRLPLLLFSPRFDAKKLKEAASRPVTKFSTVFEMGLIARKAKEDEPKDFNRTARGFSSS; translated from the coding sequence ATGGCGGTCGCTTACGGCGCAGCCTTCCCGCCCGGATTCTTCCCCCTCCAGTACCCGCCCCCCTTGTTCCCCAAGCCCGGGAAAGACAATGCCCGACTCCAGAAGCTCCTGAAGCGGAACGCCAAGAAGAAGACGCCCCCGCAGGTGTCGCAGTCGGCCGCCCCGTTCCGCTCCAGCCTCTCCCCCGTCAACGAAGCCAGCCCTGACCTCGAGCGCAGCGACCACGCCACGCCGCCCAAAACCCCCGAGGCGCCGTACGCGTTCTACGCCACCCGGCAGCCGGCCCGCTTCGCCGCCCGCCCGCTTTACCAGCATGTGGCGTCGCCGTACCCGCGGCGGGCGGCCTTCTCTCGAGCGGGCAGGTTCTCGCCTCAGCCGCTCGCCTTCTCGCAGTACCCGCAACTTGGCGCCGGTGCCGCGACTCTGTACTCGAGTTCGCCGCAACAAGCGCCGCTCGTCCAGCCGATGTCCCCTCTAATCATTCAGCAACCTTCTTCTTCTGTGCCTCAGCTAAGCGTTCCTCCTCCAGAGTCGAAAACGCCAAATTTGAGTCCTCTTCCAGAAACTCCCAGACTGGCTGTACCGCCACCAACCAAGCCGAAACCAATCAGCCCCAATCCGTTCTCCTACTCGGCAGTGGGAGCTCAGGCTATGGTTAGGCCTATCACAGTGCTAACTCAGTTCGTCAAGCCCAAAAGTCCGCGTCCAACGTTCAAGGCCACCGAACCTTCCAAATCTCCCAAGTCCATGTTTGATGTCCCCCAAATCCGTCAGTACACAGCGAGCACGTCCTACTACGAGACATCCAGGACGCCGCCTGTGTATGACACGGTCGCTCTGACTGCCATTGGCAGCACCATCACCACTGAAAGCCACCAAGAAGCAAGACCAGCATTTGAAGCCAGGAGGTCCACCACCCCGAATCATTTGATCACCTCGGAGCCACAAGCAAAAACATCCACCACAGACGCGGGAAGAGAAAGCTCAAAAATTGAGATCAACGCTGCAGTAGCTCCAACCATCGAGATCAAGAGAGCCACGCCCACATCAGAAATGACGGTCAAAACACCAACCCAGGAAACGCAATCACCGCTGTATCTCACAGGGCGTCCGAGAACCCCGGCAAAGCGCGCTGCGACGCCCGTGTTTGAGGTTTCCAAAGCAAACCCTCTCTTGTTTGCGGTGTCACCAGTGATGATGGAGCCAGAGAGGTCCAGAACCCCCCAAATGAGAGCCAAGACTCCAGAGATCAACGTGCTGACGACAGTTCTGAACGAGGAGGTCCAGGAAAGCTTGATGCTTACAAAGTCCACATCAGAACCAGATCTGACCAGAAGAACTCCGACAGCTGAGCTAACATCCGCGGTGACATCCTTTGGGTATCAGAGGCCGAAAACCCCCACTTCCGAGGCATCCCGGCTGCGAAGCTCATCTCCGGCTTTTAAAAGACCAAGAACTCCCACATATGGGATGTCCCCCCAAGGTGGACCGGCTGCAGCCTTCCAGAGGTCAAAGACCCCAACTCTAGTGGGGCCCAAATCCAAGTCTGGCTACCGCGGGCTTATGCCTGGAGAGTACGCTGCTTACGGTGGAATCAGAACGCACACGCCGGCCTTTGGGATTACCGAATCACAGGATGCTACTCATGAGGACGCTGCAGCCACCCAGCGTAAAACACCAACCCAAGAAGTGATAGCCTCAGAAGTCAAAGAAACCTCCAAATTTGAGGACAAGACCACCCCAATAATTCCTATGATTGTTGTCTCCCAGACACCAGAAAACTCAGCAGTGACACCTCAGCCTGAAGCAAGGATGGTTCCTCCACCTTTCCCAGAGAAACAAAAGCAGACCAAGGAaacaccaaatgccaaacctccaACCTCTGACAGCAGAACTGCCGCGCACCAGAAGACGGACTTGCCAAAACCTCCTGTGGCCAAACAAGCTCCTCCCGCTCCTGAGAAGGACCCTCTAATGGCAGTCAGAAAGCTTCTCGGCAAAGACAAAGTCCTGCCCTCTAAACGACAAGATCAGGCAAAGGCGGAAGAGCCGGCGAAAGTCGCAGAGGTTGAGAAGGTCAAAGCAAAATCTGCACAAAGTCAAAACAAGGACACCAAGGCCGGAACACTTGCAGGAGCTGGCAAGAAAGATGGTGAGCCGCCTAAAACCGTCCAGAAACCAAAGGCGTTGAAATCCAAAATGAGCGGCTGGTCCAGACTGAAGAAGCACATGGTAGTGGAGCAGGAAGAGCCTTTCTTTCCGCAAACAGAGGGAGTAGGCCAGGACCAGAGCCAGGCAGGCTCCACACCCCCTAAAGCCACCAAGATGTGGGACGCCGTCCTCTTCCAGATGTTCTCCAGCAAGGAGAACATCATGCATCAGATCGAGCTGAAGAAGAAGGAAGCGCAGCAGCAGAAGACGGAGGGGAAgaaggacgacgacgacaacgacGACAACAAGACCAAGGACGAGGTCAAGGAGATCCCGTCCTTTGCGTACCGGCTGCCCCTGTTGCTCTTCAGCCCCAGGTTTGACGCCAAGAAGCTGAAGGAGGCAGCCTCCAGACCCGTCACCAAGTTCTCCACCGTCTTTGAGATGGGCCTGATCGCGCGCAAGGCGAAAGAAGACGAACCCAAAGACTTTAACAGAACCGCCAGAGGCTTCAGCTCTTCTTAA
- the LOC144016556 gene encoding troponin T, fast skeletal muscle isoforms-like isoform X3, with protein sequence MSDTEDYDQADEEKPKFKMSAPKIPEGEKVDFDDIQKKRQNKDLVELQGLIDAHFECRKKEEEELIALKERIEKRRAERAEQQRDRAEKDKERQARREEERRIKEESDAKKKAEDEAKKKSALSNMGATYSSHLQRADQKRGGKKETEREKKKKILASRRKQLNIDHLNEDKLRDKINELYDWMCQLESEKFDHTERLKKQKYEVTTLRKRVEELSKFSKKGAAARRRK encoded by the exons ATGTCTGACACCGAAGACTA CGATCAGGCGGACG AGGAGAAGCCAAAGTTCAA GATGAGCGCTCCCAAGATCCCCGAGGGCGAGAAAGTCGACTTTGAC GACATCCAGAAGAAGCGCCAGAACAAAGACCTGGTGGAGCTGCAGGGCCTGATCGACGCCCACTTTGAATGCcgcaagaaggaggaggaggagcttatCGCCCTCAAGGAGAGGATT GAGAAGCGTCGCGCCGAGCGGGCCGAGCAGCAGCGGGACCGCGCCGAGAAGGACAAGGAACGCCAGGCCAGACGGGAG GAGGAGCGTCGCATCAAGGAGGAGTCGGACGCCAAGAAGAAGGCGGAGGATGAAGCCAAGAAGAAGTCGGCGCTGTCCAACATGGGAGCCACCTACAGCAGCCATCTACAGAGg GCGGACCAGAAGCGAGGAGGAAAGAAAGAGACggagagagagaagaagaagaagattttgGCCTCCAGACGCAAGCAGCTCAACATCGACCATCTCAACGAGGACAAGCTCAG GGACAAGATCAACGAGCTGTACGATTGGATGTGTCAGCTGGAATCGGAGAAGTTCGACCACACGGAGCGGCTGAAGAAGCAGAAGTATGAG GTCACCACCCTGCGCAAGAGAGTGGAGGAGCTCAGCAAGTT CAGCAAGAAGGGAGCCGCCGCCCGCCGCAGGAAGTAG
- the LOC144016556 gene encoding troponin T, fast skeletal muscle isoforms-like isoform X1, giving the protein MVSSICIIFYLLVSTGVLFFFLVSLCLLFPLLARLPFCVCHLFSCHPQRSFCSHLVSSCVPSDQADEEKPKFKMSAPKIPEGEKVDFDDIQKKRQNKDLVELQGLIDAHFECRKKEEEELIALKERIEKRRAERAEQQRDRAEKDKERQARREEERRIKEESDAKKKAEDEAKKKSALSNMGATYSSHLQRADQKRGGKKETEREKKKKILASRRKQLNIDHLNEDKLRDKINELYDWMCQLESEKFDHTERLKKQKYEVTTLRKRVEELSKFSKKGAAARRRK; this is encoded by the exons atggtcTCTTCGATTTGTATCATTTTTTATCTTCTCGTCTCCAccggtgtcctttttttttttttggtctcactGTGTCTTCTCTTTCCTCTGCTCGCTCGCCTTCCGTTTTGCGTCTGCCATCTGTTTTCTTGTCATCCCCAGCGCTCCTTCTGTTCTCATCttgtgtcttcttgtgtccccAGCGATCAGGCGGACG AGGAGAAGCCAAAGTTCAA GATGAGCGCTCCCAAGATCCCCGAGGGCGAGAAAGTCGACTTTGAC GACATCCAGAAGAAGCGCCAGAACAAAGACCTGGTGGAGCTGCAGGGCCTGATCGACGCCCACTTTGAATGCcgcaagaaggaggaggaggagcttatCGCCCTCAAGGAGAGGATT GAGAAGCGTCGCGCCGAGCGGGCCGAGCAGCAGCGGGACCGCGCCGAGAAGGACAAGGAACGCCAGGCCAGACGGGAG GAGGAGCGTCGCATCAAGGAGGAGTCGGACGCCAAGAAGAAGGCGGAGGATGAAGCCAAGAAGAAGTCGGCGCTGTCCAACATGGGAGCCACCTACAGCAGCCATCTACAGAGg GCGGACCAGAAGCGAGGAGGAAAGAAAGAGACggagagagagaagaagaagaagattttgGCCTCCAGACGCAAGCAGCTCAACATCGACCATCTCAACGAGGACAAGCTCAG GGACAAGATCAACGAGCTGTACGATTGGATGTGTCAGCTGGAATCGGAGAAGTTCGACCACACGGAGCGGCTGAAGAAGCAGAAGTATGAG GTCACCACCCTGCGCAAGAGAGTGGAGGAGCTCAGCAAGTT CAGCAAGAAGGGAGCCGCCGCCCGCCGCAGGAAGTAG
- the LOC144016556 gene encoding troponin T, fast skeletal muscle isoforms-like isoform X2 translates to MSFCSFSFSGRREEYDEEKPKFKMSAPKIPEGEKVDFDDIQKKRQNKDLVELQGLIDAHFECRKKEEEELIALKERIEKRRAERAEQQRDRAEKDKERQARREEERRIKEESDAKKKAEDEAKKKSALSNMGATYSSHLQRADQKRGGKKETEREKKKKILASRRKQLNIDHLNEDKLRDKINELYDWMCQLESEKFDHTERLKKQKYEVTTLRKRVEELSKFSKKGAAARRRK, encoded by the exons atgtcTTTCTGCTCCTTCTCTTTCTCGGGCCGCCGTGAAGAGTACGATG AGGAGAAGCCAAAGTTCAA GATGAGCGCTCCCAAGATCCCCGAGGGCGAGAAAGTCGACTTTGAC GACATCCAGAAGAAGCGCCAGAACAAAGACCTGGTGGAGCTGCAGGGCCTGATCGACGCCCACTTTGAATGCcgcaagaaggaggaggaggagcttatCGCCCTCAAGGAGAGGATT GAGAAGCGTCGCGCCGAGCGGGCCGAGCAGCAGCGGGACCGCGCCGAGAAGGACAAGGAACGCCAGGCCAGACGGGAG GAGGAGCGTCGCATCAAGGAGGAGTCGGACGCCAAGAAGAAGGCGGAGGATGAAGCCAAGAAGAAGTCGGCGCTGTCCAACATGGGAGCCACCTACAGCAGCCATCTACAGAGg GCGGACCAGAAGCGAGGAGGAAAGAAAGAGACggagagagagaagaagaagaagattttgGCCTCCAGACGCAAGCAGCTCAACATCGACCATCTCAACGAGGACAAGCTCAG GGACAAGATCAACGAGCTGTACGATTGGATGTGTCAGCTGGAATCGGAGAAGTTCGACCACACGGAGCGGCTGAAGAAGCAGAAGTATGAG GTCACCACCCTGCGCAAGAGAGTGGAGGAGCTCAGCAAGTT CAGCAAGAAGGGAGCCGCCGCCCGCCGCAGGAAGTAG
- the LOC144016556 gene encoding troponin T, fast skeletal muscle isoforms-like isoform X6, whose product MWCRGGRGGSRVEPEVEPEAVAEPEVEPKAEAEPEVEPEAVAEPEVEPEAEAEPEVEPEAEAEPEVEPEAVAEPEVEPEAEAEPEVEPEAEAEPEVEPEAEKPKFKMSAPKIPEGEKVDFDDIQKKRQNKDLVELQGLIDAHFECRKKEEEELIALKERIEKRRAERAEQQRDRAEKDKERQARREEERRIKEESDAKKKAEDEAKKKSALSNMGATYSSHLQRADQKRGGKKETEREKKKKILASRRKQLNIDHLNEDKLRDKINELYDWMCQLESEKFDHTERLKKQKYEVTTLRKRVEELSKFSKKGAAARRRK is encoded by the exons ATGTGGTGTAGAGGAGGTCGAGGCGGCTCTCGAGTTGAGCCAGAGGTAGAACCCGAAGCGGTAGCGGAACCTGAGGTAGAACCCAAAGCGGAAGCGGAACCTGAGGTAGAACCCGAAGCGGTAGCGGAACCTGAGGTAGAACCCGAAGCGGAAGCGGAACCTGAGGTAGAACCCGAAGCGGAAGCGGAACCTGAGGTAGAACCCGAAGCGGTAGCGGAACCTGAGGTAGAACCCGAAGCGGAAGCGGAACCTGAGGTAGAACCCGAAGCGGAAGCGGAACCTGAGGTAGAACCCGAAGCG GAGAAGCCAAAGTTCAA GATGAGCGCTCCCAAGATCCCCGAGGGCGAGAAAGTCGACTTTGAC GACATCCAGAAGAAGCGCCAGAACAAAGACCTGGTGGAGCTGCAGGGCCTGATCGACGCCCACTTTGAATGCcgcaagaaggaggaggaggagcttatCGCCCTCAAGGAGAGGATT GAGAAGCGTCGCGCCGAGCGGGCCGAGCAGCAGCGGGACCGCGCCGAGAAGGACAAGGAACGCCAGGCCAGACGGGAG GAGGAGCGTCGCATCAAGGAGGAGTCGGACGCCAAGAAGAAGGCGGAGGATGAAGCCAAGAAGAAGTCGGCGCTGTCCAACATGGGAGCCACCTACAGCAGCCATCTACAGAGg GCGGACCAGAAGCGAGGAGGAAAGAAAGAGACggagagagagaagaagaagaagattttgGCCTCCAGACGCAAGCAGCTCAACATCGACCATCTCAACGAGGACAAGCTCAG GGACAAGATCAACGAGCTGTACGATTGGATGTGTCAGCTGGAATCGGAGAAGTTCGACCACACGGAGCGGCTGAAGAAGCAGAAGTATGAG GTCACCACCCTGCGCAAGAGAGTGGAGGAGCTCAGCAAGTT CAGCAAGAAGGGAGCCGCCGCCCGCCGCAGGAAGTAG
- the LOC144016556 gene encoding troponin T, fast skeletal muscle isoforms-like isoform X5 gives MWCRGGRGGSRVEPEVEPEAVAEPEVEPKAEAEPEVEPEAVAEPEVEPEAEAEPEVEPEAEAEPEVEPEAVAEPEEKPKFKMSAPKIPEGEKVDFDDIQKKRQNKDLVELQGLIDAHFECRKKEEEELIALKERIEKRRAERAEQQRDRAEKDKERQARREEERRIKEESDAKKKAEDEAKKKSALSNMGATYSSHLQRADQKRGGKKETEREKKKKILASRRKQLNIDHLNEDKLRDKINELYDWMCQLESEKFDHTERLKKQKYEVTTLRKRVEELSKFSKKGAAARRRK, from the exons ATGTGGTGTAGAGGAGGTCGAGGCGGCTCTCGAGTTGAGCCAGAGGTAGAACCCGAAGCGGTAGCGGAACCTGAGGTAGAACCCAAAGCGGAAGCGGAACCTGAGGTAGAACCCGAAGCGGTAGCGGAACCTGAGGTAGAACCCGAAGCGGAAGCGGAACCTGAGGTAGAACCCGAAGCGGAAGCGGAACCTGAGGTAGAACCCGAAGCGGTAGCGGAACCTGAG GAGAAGCCAAAGTTCAA GATGAGCGCTCCCAAGATCCCCGAGGGCGAGAAAGTCGACTTTGAC GACATCCAGAAGAAGCGCCAGAACAAAGACCTGGTGGAGCTGCAGGGCCTGATCGACGCCCACTTTGAATGCcgcaagaaggaggaggaggagcttatCGCCCTCAAGGAGAGGATT GAGAAGCGTCGCGCCGAGCGGGCCGAGCAGCAGCGGGACCGCGCCGAGAAGGACAAGGAACGCCAGGCCAGACGGGAG GAGGAGCGTCGCATCAAGGAGGAGTCGGACGCCAAGAAGAAGGCGGAGGATGAAGCCAAGAAGAAGTCGGCGCTGTCCAACATGGGAGCCACCTACAGCAGCCATCTACAGAGg GCGGACCAGAAGCGAGGAGGAAAGAAAGAGACggagagagagaagaagaagaagattttgGCCTCCAGACGCAAGCAGCTCAACATCGACCATCTCAACGAGGACAAGCTCAG GGACAAGATCAACGAGCTGTACGATTGGATGTGTCAGCTGGAATCGGAGAAGTTCGACCACACGGAGCGGCTGAAGAAGCAGAAGTATGAG GTCACCACCCTGCGCAAGAGAGTGGAGGAGCTCAGCAAGTT CAGCAAGAAGGGAGCCGCCGCCCGCCGCAGGAAGTAG
- the LOC144016556 gene encoding troponin T, fast skeletal muscle isoforms-like isoform X4, giving the protein MSAPKIPEGEKVDFDDIQKKRQNKDLVELQGLIDAHFECRKKEEEELIALKERIEKRRAERAEQQRDRAEKDKERQARREEERRIKEESDAKKKAEDEAKKKSALSNMGATYSSHLQRADQKRGGKKETEREKKKKILASRRKQLNIDHLNEDKLRDKINELYDWMCQLESEKFDHTERLKKQKYEVTTLRKRVEELSKFSKKGAAARRRK; this is encoded by the exons ATGAGCGCTCCCAAGATCCCCGAGGGCGAGAAAGTCGACTTTGAC GACATCCAGAAGAAGCGCCAGAACAAAGACCTGGTGGAGCTGCAGGGCCTGATCGACGCCCACTTTGAATGCcgcaagaaggaggaggaggagcttatCGCCCTCAAGGAGAGGATT GAGAAGCGTCGCGCCGAGCGGGCCGAGCAGCAGCGGGACCGCGCCGAGAAGGACAAGGAACGCCAGGCCAGACGGGAG GAGGAGCGTCGCATCAAGGAGGAGTCGGACGCCAAGAAGAAGGCGGAGGATGAAGCCAAGAAGAAGTCGGCGCTGTCCAACATGGGAGCCACCTACAGCAGCCATCTACAGAGg GCGGACCAGAAGCGAGGAGGAAAGAAAGAGACggagagagagaagaagaagaagattttgGCCTCCAGACGCAAGCAGCTCAACATCGACCATCTCAACGAGGACAAGCTCAG GGACAAGATCAACGAGCTGTACGATTGGATGTGTCAGCTGGAATCGGAGAAGTTCGACCACACGGAGCGGCTGAAGAAGCAGAAGTATGAG GTCACCACCCTGCGCAAGAGAGTGGAGGAGCTCAGCAAGTT CAGCAAGAAGGGAGCCGCCGCCCGCCGCAGGAAGTAG
- the LOC144016783 gene encoding acidic mammalian chitinase-like yields MYALILLAGLCAVNALWVTIPRKLVCTYEKASAPNTFDIVGDVDPYLCTHLIYSSVKPDPVQVTASPSDLINFPQFNSRKNSNPNLKTLLEVDLTDLTSNDIFTPTNTDILIKSVIEIVKNKRFDGVNVVWAFRQSVNQPKDKKRFTLLMQELKDKLDEEGVRMLTASVSAVILVVDQSYDVPALTRIVDFFNVMTFDLDRIHSPISDPAPFINAQNAMQHWVSKGAPKGKLNMGIASYGFDTNTFLNNPSIRARSEVCTGKLPLTVHIDSDATIEAKAKYIIKAKLGGAFVKSVDLDDFHGNACGQGKYPVIKRIQKTFE; encoded by the exons ATGTACGCGTTGATTCTTCTGGCAG GTCTGTGCGCCGTCAACGCCCTGTGGG TTACGATACCACGAAAGCTGGTGTGCACCTATGAGAAGGCGTCCGCTCCAAACACCTTTGACATCGTGGGGGACGTGGATCCGTACCTGTGCACTCATCTCATCTACAGCTCCGTCAAGCCCGACCCGGTGCAGGTCACCGCGAGCCCGAGTGACCTCATCAATTTCCCACAATTCAACAGCCGCAAGAACAG CAACCCGAACCTTAAAACCCTTCTGGAAGTGGACCTGACTGACTTGACTTCCAACGACAT ATTCACGCCAACAAACACGGACATTTTGATCAAATCTGTGATTGAGATTGTGAAAAACAAGCGCTTCGATGGCGTCAACGTCGTGTGGGCGTTTCGACAAAGCGTCAATCAACCAAAAGACAAGAAAAGATTCACACTTCTCATGCAG GAATTGAAAGACAAGCTGGACGAAGAGGGCGTGCGAATGCTCACCGCGAGCGTCTCGGCCGTCATACTTGTCGTCGACCAAAGTTATGACGTGCCGGCGCTTACcag gATCGTCGACTTCTTCAATGTGATGACCTTTGACCTTGACCGAATTCATTCACCTATCAGTGACCCAGCACCATTCATCAATGCG caAAATGCAATGCAGCACTGGGTCAGCAAGGGGGCGCCAAAGGGAAAGCTCAACATGGGAATCGCTTCGTATGGTTTTGACACAAACACCTTCCTTAACAATCCGAGTATCCGGGCCAGATCCGAG GTGTGCACTGGCAAACTTCCTCTGACAGTTCACATCGACAGCGACGCCACCATTGAAGCCAAG GCCAAGTACATCATCAAAGCCAAATTGGGAGGAGCCTTTGTCAAGTCTGTGGACCTGGATGATTTCCATGGAAACGCTTGCGGCCAAGGCAAATATCCTGTCATCAAACGTATCCAAAAGACTTTTGAATAG